One Gardnerella vaginalis genomic window, TTGTTACGTCTAAGCTCACTCCTCGACTGTTTCCGCTAAATCGTGGAGATATTGTTGTTTTTGAAGATCCTGCTAATTGGCTTCAAGGTGAAAATAGTCGCGGCGGAATTGTGTCTGGTAAAGATCTTATAAAGCGTCTAATTGGATTGCCTGGGGATACCGTTGAATGTAAGGGCGATGGTGACCCAATTCTTGTTAACGGTGTTCCTGTGCTTGAATCTGCTTATATTAAACCAGGTGTAAGTCCTAGTTCCTTCCCGTTTAAGGTGAAGGTTAAACCTGGTCATGTATTTGTTCTAGGAGATAATCGCGCTAACTCGGCGGATTCTAGGTATCATAAGAATGATGGTGACGATGGTTTGGTACCTATTTCTAAGGTTGAAGGCGTGGCATTTATGCGTTTTTGGCCTTTGAACCGTATGGGTATTTTTGAAAATCATAGCGATGCGTTTGATGATGTAAGAAATAAGTCAGATGCTAAATAGTTCTTTTAAACGTGCGTAGATATTAGATTTGGGGAGATTTTGGCTGCTGTTCCGTCTTTTAACTTTGAGCAAGACCTTTTAAAAAGTGGCTTCGATTGGGTTATTGGATTAGATGAGGTTGGACGTGGTAGTTTAGCTGGTCCTGTTATGGTTGGTGCTGCGCTTTTTGGTGCCGATAAAATTAATTCTGGTTATTTTCCTGATGGATTAGCTGATTCCAAGCTTATTAACGCTCACAAGCGTGAAGGATTATTGGAGCCTCTTGAAAATTGGTGCGATGCTTTTGCTGTTGGTTCTTGTACAAATCGCGAGATTGACGAGTGGGGAATAAGTTATGCTCTTGGTGTTGCCGCGATTCGTGCAATTTCAGATGTGCAAAACAGTATGAGATATAAGCTTGAAAATGCTCATATTGCAGCGATTTTAGATGGACCATTTAATTATATTGGTAAGGTTTCTGGAACTTTTGATGCGCCTAGTATGGATTTTCCTGTTAAAGTTCACACTTTAGTTAAGGCTGATCAGAAGTGTGCTAGTGTTTCTGCAGCTTCTGTGATCGCAAAGGTGACTCGAGATTCTCTTATGACAAGCTTGTCTGATGATCCTAAATATAAAATTTATGATTGGGCACATAACAAGGGTTATGGTTCTAAATCGCATAGAGCTGCGATTCTAGAGTATGGTCCTAGTGATTTGCATCGTATTAGTTGGCATTTAAGCTAAAGTTCTTCGGCGTGTTGATGCCTGATGCTCAGCGTAATCTTGAATGCTAAAGGGGTAGTGAGCTAGTGCGTGGGTATGTGTTTGTAGAGAGTGTTTAGATAGCGTTTTTAAGAGATTTAAAGCTGATTTTAACAGTGCGAGCTACTCGAATTTGTAGATTCAATCTGCAGGGTATCGTGTGTTTACTTTGCAGTGCGTGAAAGTATTTTTGGAATTTAAAAGAGTTTTCTATGGACTATGGAAAAGAAAAGGATAGTTAAATGATTGGTCGTTTCTTCGCTTTTGTTCCAGGTGTTAAGCACTTGGTTGTTTTAAGAGCGGCATGTCTTGCTATATCTTCTCTTGCGAATATTGGTTTTGTGTATGTTTGTGTTGGAATTCTTTCGCCAGTGCTTATTCCTGCAAAATATACTGGCAAATCCTTGTTAAGCTCTGTTGAATTGACGTCTTATCTTATTTCTCTTGTTGGAATACTTATCGTAAAATATATTGCGTTCCATCAGTCTTGTACTATTTCTACCGAAATTGGAACTCGCGTATCTATGAAGCTTAGACCAAAAATGTTGCGTTCTATGCTTTCTTTGAGCTCCTCTAAAAAGTGGTCTAAGGGATATTCTTCTATTTGCGTGAACGATGATGTTGAGTGGGTTCAACGTTGGTCTGGTTTACTTTTGCCGCAGATCATTGCTGCTTTTCCTATGCCTTTTGCGGTTAGTGTTGCAATGTTTTCAATAAACTCTTATGTTGCCACTATTTGCGTTTTTGCGTCAATTTTTTCTACTTTGGCACTTGTATCTGCTCTTGCAGATGTTCGCGTTTTGTGGCGCTGTTTATGCGTATTTTTAACGTATTTAATGACTGGTGTGGCAATTATTTCTACAGTTTGGCTTCTTTCTGTTAAATCTGTTGGTCTTCCTGCTGCAATGCTAACTTTGCCACTTCTTATGCTAAGCGTAGATCCAATACGTAGAGTTGCTAACTGTATGCATATTAAAAATCGGGCTGTTTTAGGTTTGAATAACATTAGTGACTTGTTTAAAAGTGTTGCTTCTAGTAAAGTTCATTCTTCTAATTTAGACTCTGTAGAATCTTCTGCTTCTGCAGATTCCATAGATTTCTCAGATAATAAAAAGTCGCTGAGCATCCCAGATGGAGCTAGTAATGTTTCTCTTCATGTGCGATGCAATTTCACTGAAAATAATAAACCTTTGCGCGCATCCTTTAATATTTCAAGTGGAAAATTGAATGTAATGCCAAAGGAATACTACGAATTATTTACTAATAATGTTTTGAATGGCGTAGTTTTTAGCGATAAATCAGATGTTGCGCTATCTTACAGCGATAGATATGGTTTTCCTGAAGTAGATGTTGAATCGCCTTTTGTAGTATCTGATTTTGGTGATATTTCTGGAAACTCAACTTATGTTTCACTAAATAATGCAAATCCTGGTGCTATTGCAGATCTTGTTACTATTGTTCGTTCAAATAGTCATCTGTTTTCAGCCACCTTGCGAGAGAATCTTCTCATGGCATCGTCTAATGCTACTACTACATCCATGTGGCAAGCATTGCGTACTGCTCATGTAGATGGTGTTGTTTATGCGGATTATAACGGATTAGATTTGCGCGTAGATAATATTCAGGTTGAAAATAAGCAAGACATTTTCCGACGAATTATTATGGCTCGTGCTCTTATTCGTAGAACTCCAGTGTATATTTTCGACTATTCTTCAAGCGATATTAGTTCTGATGAAGCTAAGAATTTATGTGATATTTTGCGTCATGTTGCTAAAAAAGCTACGATTCTTGTATTTTTGCCAGACGATAACTACGTTTCTAAAGCAGACAATTTGGTTCACGTTAGTGTATATCATAATTCGCATTACACTAGTTCTAGTGCTATTAGCTCTTATGCCGAAAATCTTGCAGATGGTAGCGTTGATAAAGCTAATAAAGTAGACGAATATGCTAAAAGTTTTGATAAAAACTCTAATAAGAATTTTAATAATGCAAAACACGAAGGCTTATTGAAAGATTTAGCTCATGAAAGTAAATCCACCATATCTTCGCTGAAAAAGGCATTTTTTGCGATTCTTTCAGCATTTTCTACAGCAATCAATATAGTTTGCGCAGTATTGATACCTGTTTGCACTTTTGCAGCAATGTTCGCTATCGCTAATCGCCCGCTTTTTGGACTTGCTATGCAAGAATACGTGCTTATCGTAAGCGTATGTGCATGTTTAAGATGCATAACATTAGTAACATCTTTTGCTGGTGTGGATCTTCATCATGCGCATTTGCACAAGGCAGGTTTAAGCATGAGTGTTGGAATGGTTTTGTCGATTATTCCAGCAATCGTCTTGTTATGTTACTTTGATATTCAAATTGCTATTTTTGCTGTTGTGATTTGTTCTCTAATAGTATTTATAATTCCAGGATTATTTAGACTTAGACTCCGCAGTTTTATTAAGAAAGTTCATTCAGAACAAAAGATGGTGGAGCTTGAAGTTGATGATGTAGAACTTGGTATTGATGAGGTTCTAGCTTTCCGACAGGGTGAGCATTGTGTTAAGCGTGTTGTTGATTCAATGCGTAAGCTTTCGCAACAGCGAGTGCGATTATCTCGTAAAGTGGGAAGAATGCAGGCAATTCTTATGTCTGTTGCTCTTATAGGTATTGCGAACACAATAATGCTTGTTTCTAACACTATTCACCCAATTGTCACTAAGAATCCACAATGGAATGTTGTTTACGCGGTTATGGCAATTATTGTGCTTATTAGCCTTATTCAACAAGTTTTAGACGTTGTTATTAGGCGTATCCCTTGGGTTGTAGACATAAATCATGCAGTACGATCGTAATACGCATTATTCAAGTAATCCTATATCCAAAAGAATAACCTCTTTTATATGGCTTATTTCTTTGGCTATTCTTATAGGCATTGTTATTGGGCTTGTTCTGCCAAAAATCAATCATGATGTTGGCGAAATTACTGGTGAATACGTTGCTGATGGAGATGCTGCTGCTCTTCTTAATAAGCTAAAAGTCGCTAAATCACACCCGTCTGGATACAACAGGAGTGTCTTTGGATACAGGACTACAGATGTTGATAAAAATGGCTGTGATGTTAGAGAAGATGTTCTTGCGCGCGATTTAAAACAGGTTCGTTTTAAGTATTCTGGTTCTTGCAAGGTGGCATCAGGGCTTTTGCACGATCCTTATACTGGCTTGAATATTAATTTTGTTCGAGGGAGAAAAACTAGTGCTCTTGTTCAAATCGACCATGTTGTAGCACTAGAAAACGCTTGGCAATCAGGAGCCTGGAAATGGAGTCATGCTAAGAGGCTTAAGTTTGGTAACGATATGCTTAATCTTCTTGCTGTTCAAGGAGCAGCGAACCAAGAAAAAGGATCTGCTTCTGCAGCTTATTGGCTGCCATCTAATAAATCCTTTAGATGCGATTATGTAGCTAGGCAGATTGCTGTTAAGTATAAGTACGATCTTAGCGTTACTAGTGCGGAAAAACGTAGCATGGCTTCAATTTTGCACGGTTGTTCTGCGCAGAAATTGCCTAATAGTTGAGTTCGACGCTCTAAGCTGCTTGTGTATGTTCATATATTTTGATGCATAGGCAAATATATAAAAAGGGTTCCTAGCGATTGGCTAAAAACCCTACTCGCGGAGAATACGAGATTCGAACTCGTGAGGCTGTTACACCAACACGCTTTCCAAGCGTGCGCCATAGACCACTAGGCGAATTCTCCACATCAATCATTGTGCTAAACAGCATAACGAAAGACAACTTAAATAGGATAACATAAACTGAGGATAATGCAAAGTCGCGCGTGGCGGATTAATTTGTGGTCGCTCCGACCTACCTTTTCGCTTAAAGCGTAGCGCGCGAGCGACATTTGTAACGTTTTTACAATTGCGTGTTGTTGATTATGTGATAGTGTAGATTTTTCATATGTAGTAAGCGACTTGCCATACTTGCGATTTGCGAGGTTTGCGACTTGCGATTTACTACATATGCGCAAAACTACAGGATTATTAGCGAATACAGGATTTAAGTTTAGAAGGTGTTTAGCATGGATGTTGGTTTTGTAAAGAATATCCAAAAAATAAAGCCTAAAAAGCCAAATCCTGCGGTGGATCATAGTCCGCGCACAATGATGATTGGCATAATCTTGACGATTCTTGGTGGCGCGCTTTGGGGCACAAACGCCACTGTTTCTAAGATTTTAATGTCGCAATATCGCGTGAGTCCGTTGCAGATCGCGTGCGTTCGTCAGCTGGCTGCAGGCGTGCTTTTTGTAATCGTTGCGTCAATAGTTAATCGCAAGCAACTCGTTGGCGCATTAAGCACAAAAAAATCATGGCCAATGCTAGTCGTAACAGGCATCGTGTGTGTGCTTTTAACGCAAGTTGCGTATCTTTTTACAATCGACTGGACTAACTCTGGCACGGCTACTGTTTTGCAAAGTTTGAATCTGCTTTTCGTGCTTGTTTACGTGTGTTTGCGCACTCGAAGGATGCCTACAATGCGCGAAAACATTGGTGTTTTGCTGGCATTTGCCGGAACTGCGCTTATGGCAACGGGAGGCAATTTTAGTTCGCTTTCGCTGCCGATAATGGGACTTTTGTGGGGATTGGCAGATGCTGCAAGTACGGCGGCGCTCGCGATTATGCCAGTTAAATTGATTGCAAAATGGGGAAATCTTACTGTAAACGGAATCACGTTTATCATTGCAGGTCTTATCATGATGCCATTTGTGAAGCCATGGCAAACAATGCCACCTTTGGATTTGCGCGCGTATTTGCTGTTTACTTTTACAATTGTTGGCGGAACTTTTGGCGCATATTGGATGTTTTTGGCTGGCGTTATGCGAGTTGGATCTGTGCGCGGAACGCTTTTGGGGGCGAGCGAACCTGTTATGGCTGCAATCACGGCTGTTGTGTTTACGGGAGCTGTGTTCTCGTGGGCTGATTTTGCAGGATTTGCGCTTATTTTTATTATGATGATTTTATTGAGGTGATCATGGTGATCATGAAGAATATGCAAGTCGCAAGTAAAGAAGATAAAAATAAAGAAGATGAAAATATGCAAGATGCACAGAACACAGATGCACAAAATCCAGTCAATCGCGTAGAGCAGATGTATGAGTACGGCTATCGAAAGTCAAATTACGGCCCAGATGAGCTTGTAACAGACGCGCACGGAAATCCAATTAGCGTTATGGACGCCATGTTAAGTGCGCAAGACGCCAGCACTGCACAAACTCAGACACCACACTTATGCTTCTATTCGCCTAGAATCCCAGGAAACACAGGCTCTGCGATTCGACTTTGCGCAGTAACTGGTACGATTTTGCATCTTGTGGAGCCGCTTGGATTTAACCTTCAAGACACAAAGCTTCGTCGCGCAGGCCTTGATTATCACGATATGGCACATGTTGTTATGCATCCGAATTTTGAAAACCTTGTTGAGTCAATGCCAAATTCTCGCATAATTGCGTTTACGGCAAATGCTACAAAACTTTACACAGATATTGAGTATAAGCCGAACGATATTCTGCTTTTTGGACCAGAGCCAGGAGATATTCCAGACCCAATGGATATTATGGCTGGCCCGCATGTGGCGGAACAGGTTCGCCTGCCAATGCGTCCTTCGCTTAGAAGCCTAAATCTTACAAATTGCGCATCAATCGCCATTTATGAAGCGTGGCGTCAGCTCGGATTTGAAGGCGGAAAATAGTCAAAAATAGCCAAAAATAGTCAAAAATAGTCTTAAAACTACTAATGCATTACAATGGTGACTATGCCTGTGTTAAAACGTAAACCAAAGCGAAAGATTAGTGCTGCGCGTTGCCGCATGTACATTCGTCGCAGAATCGTGGTTTGCGTAGGGCTGCTTGTTTTACTAGCGTTTTGTATCTTCTGCATAATTAGCATTTTTAAAGGCATATCTGCAATTGGAACTGCTATAAACAAACATTCAGACGTAACAATATCCAAACAACTAGTGCCAGACCCAAGACCTGTTGGAATTATAAAAAAATGTAGTGCAAAAGACGTCCGTATTGAATTAACCTCAGCATCGCAATCTGTACCGATGGGAGGAAGCGTAGAATTTACTGCTCGCGTAGTTCATGAAGGAGACGATTCCTGCAGAATAGATGCGTCGGATGGCAGAATGGTGTTGACAATTGGAGACAGCGTAAGTGCTGATAAGTCTGATAAGTCTGATAAGTCAGATCAATCTAGAGAAAAGCAGGAAAAGCAAGAAAAGCAGCAGAAAATAGAACCGCAGTGGAGATCGGATGTGTGTGAAATTCCACTCAAGCCTCTGTTAATGGCAAAAGGCGATTCGTACGAGAAAAAAATCGTATGGAGCACGGATGCTACAGTCGGAACGCCTACTGGTAAGGATTGCTTAGATGACGCCGACTTGCCTAAGGTTTCGCGTGGAACTTACATTGCGCAAATCGAGCATAAAGATGTGGCAGGATTACAAAGCAATCCCGTGGTTATTGCCGTTCGCTAGCAGAGCAACAAAAAGAGGAAGATTTTTCCGAAAATGTTTCTCTAAATCACAAAATCGGAAACAAAAGGCGGAAAGTGTTCTTGCTTTTGTTTATCAAATTGGCCGAAATGTAAACAAACGCGGGCAAAAAGCACTAAAATCAGCGCAAAAAGTCGAAGCGAAGGGGTAAAATCGTTTCTTTGTACACGGTGTGTCATATAGCGGGCATACTCAAGGAACCGAAGAAGGCGCCCGCAAACCCAAAATCATTGATTTTAAGCGCGTTTGCTGCGATTTTCTAAAGCTCCCAAGGATTAAGAAAACTAGCTAGCGATAAAGGAACGTCCATTGGCTGCTGAACAAGCTACGACGAACACCACCAAAGTCATCGCGCGTGCCGACGAGCACAGCATTAAATTGCATAAAGCGTCGGATCGTGTGAATTTCGGCTCCATTTGTGAGCCAATCGATGTGCCATACCTCCTCGGTGTGCAAACCGACAGCTTTGACTGGCTGATCGGCTCCGAGCGTTGGAAGAAGCGCGTCGAAGAAGATGAGGCAAATGGCACGCACACTGTGCCACACGTCTCTGGTCTGGAAGAAGTGTTCCAAGAGATTTCTCCAATCGAGAATTTTGCTGAGACTATGAGCCTCACATTCTCGGATCCATATTTTGAAGAGCCACGTCACACTGTGTTGGAATGCAAAGAGAAGGATTACACATATTCCGCTCCTTTGTACGTAAACGCAGAGTTTGAAAACGGCGAAACTGGCGAGATTAAGAGCCAGACTGTTTTTATGGGTGATTTCCCATTGCAAACCCCACACGGCACATTCATTATTGGCGGAACTGAGCGCGTAATCGTGTCTCAGCTTGTGCGTTCCCCAGGCGTGTATTTTGACCGCACGCAAGATCGCACTTCCGACAAAGACGTTTTTGGCGCAAAAATCATTCCAAGTCGCGGAGCGTGGCTTGAGTTTGAGATTGATAAGCGCGATGTTCTTGGCGTGCGCGTAGATCGCAAGCGTAAGCAGTCTGCAATCGTGTTCTTGATGGCAATTGGCATGACTAAGCCAGAAATTGCAGAGGCATTCCAAGGGTATCCTCTTGTTCTCGACGCTCTAGAAAAAGAGCCAATCGACACTCAAAATGATGCTCTTACAGACTTGTATCGCAAGATTCGCCCAGCAGATACCGCAACTCCAGACGCGGGTCGCAATTTGCTCGAATCCTTCTACTTCAACACAAAGCGCTACGATTTGGCGCGCGTTGGTCGCTATAAGATTAATCGCAAGCTTGGTTTGGAAGCGGATTACAACGATCGCAGCTTGAATCGCGAAGATATTATCGCCACAATCAAGTATTTGGTTACTTTGCACTCTGGCGAAAAGACCTTCCCAGGCAAGCGTGATGGCGAAGATGTGCAGTTGCGTGTAGACGTGGACGATATTGATCACTTTGGAAACCGTCGAATCCGTCAGGTTGGCGAGCTTGTACAGAATCAGATTCGTACTGGCTTAAGCCGTATGGAGCGCGTTGTGCGCGAGCGCATGACCACGCAAGATGCTGAGGCGATTACACCACAGTCGTTGATTAACATTCGACCAGTTAACGCTACTATTAAGGAGTTCTTCGGAACTTCTCAGCTTAGCCAGTTTATGGATCAGAACAATCCTTTGGCAGGCGTTACAAACAAGCGTCGTCTTTCGGCTCTTGGTCCTGGTGGTCTTTCTAGAGACCGCGCATCTATGGAAGTTCGAGACGTGCACCCATCCCACTTTGGTCGTATGTGCCCAATCGAATCCCCAGAAGGTCCAAACATCGGTCTTATCGGTTCGCTTGCTACCTTTGGTCGTATCAACCCATTCGGCTTTATTGAAACACCTTATCGTAAGGTTGTTAATGGTCATGTGACTAACGAAGTCGAATATATGACTGCAGATCGCGAAGCCGAGCACGTTATTGCTCAGGCAAATCAGGAACTCGATGAAAATGGCAACTTTGTTGGCACTCAGGCACTTGCTCGTGTTGACGAAGAAGAAGCAGTCGATGTGCCTGTAAGCACTGTTGACTACATGGATGTTTCCCCACGACAGATGGTTTCCCTTGGCGCAAGCTTGATTCCATTCTTGGAGCACGATGAAGGCCACCGTGCTTTGATGGGTACTAACATGCAGCGTCAGGCTGTGCCGCTTATTAAGTCGGAGCGTCCACTTGTTGGTACGGGTTCCGAATGGCGTGCTGCAGTTGATTCTGGAGACGTGATTCTTTCCGAAAAGCCAGGCGTTGTAACCTACGTTTCTGCGGATATTATTCGCGTTATGAACGATGACGGAACTCAGTCTAGCTACAAGCTTTCTAAGTTCCAGCGTTCCAACCAGACTACCTGCTACAACCAGGTGCCGCTTATTAAAGATGGCGAGCGCGTGGAAGCAGGAACTGTTTTGGCTGATGGTCCTGCAACAGACAAGGGTGAGCTTGCACTCGGCAAGAATCTTCTCGTTGCGTTTATGCCTTGGAACGGCTACAACTATGAGGATGCTGTGATTATTTCTCAGCGACTCGTGCAAGACGATACGCTTTCTTCGATTCACATTGAAGAGTACGAGATTGACGCGCGCGAAACCAAGCTTGGTGCCGAAGAGATTACTCGCGACCTTCCAAACGTTGGTGAAGACGCTATTGCAAACCTCGATGAGCGCGGTATTATTCGCATTGGTGCCGAGGTTGAAGCTGGCGACATTTTGGTTGGTAAGGTAACGCCTAAGGGCGAGACTGAGCTTACTCCAGAAGAGCGCTTGCTTCGTGCAATCTTCGGCGAAAAGAGCCGTGAAGTTCGAGACACTTCTTTGCGCGTGCCACACGGCGAAACTGGTACTGTGATTGCTGTTAAGGAAATCACTCGTGAAGACGCTGAAGACGATGGCGATGAGCTTCCAAATGGCGTAAACCAGATGATTCGCGTGTACATTGCTCAGCATCGTAAGATTACGCAGGGCGATAAGCTTTCTGGTCGCCACGGCAACAAGGGTGTTATTTCCCGCATTTTGCCAGAAGAGGATATGCCATTCTTGGCTGATGG contains:
- the lepB gene encoding signal peptidase I, producing MSAEDLQNSDGHIVNVAGHGLNPSPVPPEPEERPSLTSGFSAKRARHGKIKGNHISGYQDSDYDSSKSQSKVRTRKLFKTSWKELVAWYLVPILVVIFLRVFILGVYFIPSGSMLDTIHIGDYVVTSKLTPRLFPLNRGDIVVFEDPANWLQGENSRGGIVSGKDLIKRLIGLPGDTVECKGDGDPILVNGVPVLESAYIKPGVSPSSFPFKVKVKPGHVFVLGDNRANSADSRYHKNDGDDGLVPISKVEGVAFMRFWPLNRMGIFENHSDAFDDVRNKSDAK
- a CDS encoding tRNA (cytidine(34)-2'-O)-methyltransferase, which encodes MQDAQNTDAQNPVNRVEQMYEYGYRKSNYGPDELVTDAHGNPISVMDAMLSAQDASTAQTQTPHLCFYSPRIPGNTGSAIRLCAVTGTILHLVEPLGFNLQDTKLRRAGLDYHDMAHVVMHPNFENLVESMPNSRIIAFTANATKLYTDIEYKPNDILLFGPEPGDIPDPMDIMAGPHVAEQVRLPMRPSLRSLNLTNCASIAIYEAWRQLGFEGGK
- the rpoB gene encoding DNA-directed RNA polymerase subunit beta: MAAEQATTNTTKVIARADEHSIKLHKASDRVNFGSICEPIDVPYLLGVQTDSFDWLIGSERWKKRVEEDEANGTHTVPHVSGLEEVFQEISPIENFAETMSLTFSDPYFEEPRHTVLECKEKDYTYSAPLYVNAEFENGETGEIKSQTVFMGDFPLQTPHGTFIIGGTERVIVSQLVRSPGVYFDRTQDRTSDKDVFGAKIIPSRGAWLEFEIDKRDVLGVRVDRKRKQSAIVFLMAIGMTKPEIAEAFQGYPLVLDALEKEPIDTQNDALTDLYRKIRPADTATPDAGRNLLESFYFNTKRYDLARVGRYKINRKLGLEADYNDRSLNREDIIATIKYLVTLHSGEKTFPGKRDGEDVQLRVDVDDIDHFGNRRIRQVGELVQNQIRTGLSRMERVVRERMTTQDAEAITPQSLINIRPVNATIKEFFGTSQLSQFMDQNNPLAGVTNKRRLSALGPGGLSRDRASMEVRDVHPSHFGRMCPIESPEGPNIGLIGSLATFGRINPFGFIETPYRKVVNGHVTNEVEYMTADREAEHVIAQANQELDENGNFVGTQALARVDEEEAVDVPVSTVDYMDVSPRQMVSLGASLIPFLEHDEGHRALMGTNMQRQAVPLIKSERPLVGTGSEWRAAVDSGDVILSEKPGVVTYVSADIIRVMNDDGTQSSYKLSKFQRSNQTTCYNQVPLIKDGERVEAGTVLADGPATDKGELALGKNLLVAFMPWNGYNYEDAVIISQRLVQDDTLSSIHIEEYEIDARETKLGAEEITRDLPNVGEDAIANLDERGIIRIGAEVEAGDILVGKVTPKGETELTPEERLLRAIFGEKSREVRDTSLRVPHGETGTVIAVKEITREDAEDDGDELPNGVNQMIRVYIAQHRKITQGDKLSGRHGNKGVISRILPEEDMPFLADGTPVDIMLNPLGVPSRMNLGQVLELHLGWIAHAGWDINLDPDLEAAWKKYVPEGAEHGDPCTPVATPVFDGVRPETLKGLLSTTLADRDGNKLVGSDGKATLFDGRTGEPFPKPISVGYMYILKLHHLVDDKIHARSTGPYSMITQQPLGGKAQFGGQRFGEMEVWALEAYGAAYTLHEMMTTKSDDVDGRVRVYGAIVKGDNLPPAGIPESFKVLLKEMQSLSLNVEVLNSEGVAIDMKDEDDDPVSSSEDLGFNIGARPDSSAKEDQVIQEPEYQ
- a CDS encoding ribonuclease HII; the encoded protein is MAAVPSFNFEQDLLKSGFDWVIGLDEVGRGSLAGPVMVGAALFGADKINSGYFPDGLADSKLINAHKREGLLEPLENWCDAFAVGSCTNREIDEWGISYALGVAAIRAISDVQNSMRYKLENAHIAAILDGPFNYIGKVSGTFDAPSMDFPVKVHTLVKADQKCASVSAASVIAKVTRDSLMTSLSDDPKYKIYDWAHNKGYGSKSHRAAILEYGPSDLHRISWHLS
- a CDS encoding DMT family transporter produces the protein MDVGFVKNIQKIKPKKPNPAVDHSPRTMMIGIILTILGGALWGTNATVSKILMSQYRVSPLQIACVRQLAAGVLFVIVASIVNRKQLVGALSTKKSWPMLVVTGIVCVLLTQVAYLFTIDWTNSGTATVLQSLNLLFVLVYVCLRTRRMPTMRENIGVLLAFAGTALMATGGNFSSLSLPIMGLLWGLADAASTAALAIMPVKLIAKWGNLTVNGITFIIAGLIMMPFVKPWQTMPPLDLRAYLLFTFTIVGGTFGAYWMFLAGVMRVGSVRGTLLGASEPVMAAITAVVFTGAVFSWADFAGFALIFIMMILLR
- a CDS encoding peptide ABC transporter permease, translated to MVTMPVLKRKPKRKISAARCRMYIRRRIVVCVGLLVLLAFCIFCIISIFKGISAIGTAINKHSDVTISKQLVPDPRPVGIIKKCSAKDVRIELTSASQSVPMGGSVEFTARVVHEGDDSCRIDASDGRMVLTIGDSVSADKSDKSDKSDQSREKQEKQEKQQKIEPQWRSDVCEIPLKPLLMAKGDSYEKKIVWSTDATVGTPTGKDCLDDADLPKVSRGTYIAQIEHKDVAGLQSNPVVIAVR
- a CDS encoding HNH endonuclease family protein — encoded protein: MQYDRNTHYSSNPISKRITSFIWLISLAILIGIVIGLVLPKINHDVGEITGEYVADGDAAALLNKLKVAKSHPSGYNRSVFGYRTTDVDKNGCDVREDVLARDLKQVRFKYSGSCKVASGLLHDPYTGLNINFVRGRKTSALVQIDHVVALENAWQSGAWKWSHAKRLKFGNDMLNLLAVQGAANQEKGSASAAYWLPSNKSFRCDYVARQIAVKYKYDLSVTSAEKRSMASILHGCSAQKLPNS
- a CDS encoding ABC transporter ATP-binding protein; this encodes MIGRFFAFVPGVKHLVVLRAACLAISSLANIGFVYVCVGILSPVLIPAKYTGKSLLSSVELTSYLISLVGILIVKYIAFHQSCTISTEIGTRVSMKLRPKMLRSMLSLSSSKKWSKGYSSICVNDDVEWVQRWSGLLLPQIIAAFPMPFAVSVAMFSINSYVATICVFASIFSTLALVSALADVRVLWRCLCVFLTYLMTGVAIISTVWLLSVKSVGLPAAMLTLPLLMLSVDPIRRVANCMHIKNRAVLGLNNISDLFKSVASSKVHSSNLDSVESSASADSIDFSDNKKSLSIPDGASNVSLHVRCNFTENNKPLRASFNISSGKLNVMPKEYYELFTNNVLNGVVFSDKSDVALSYSDRYGFPEVDVESPFVVSDFGDISGNSTYVSLNNANPGAIADLVTIVRSNSHLFSATLRENLLMASSNATTTSMWQALRTAHVDGVVYADYNGLDLRVDNIQVENKQDIFRRIIMARALIRRTPVYIFDYSSSDISSDEAKNLCDILRHVAKKATILVFLPDDNYVSKADNLVHVSVYHNSHYTSSSAISSYAENLADGSVDKANKVDEYAKSFDKNSNKNFNNAKHEGLLKDLAHESKSTISSLKKAFFAILSAFSTAINIVCAVLIPVCTFAAMFAIANRPLFGLAMQEYVLIVSVCACLRCITLVTSFAGVDLHHAHLHKAGLSMSVGMVLSIIPAIVLLCYFDIQIAIFAVVICSLIVFIIPGLFRLRLRSFIKKVHSEQKMVELEVDDVELGIDEVLAFRQGEHCVKRVVDSMRKLSQQRVRLSRKVGRMQAILMSVALIGIANTIMLVSNTIHPIVTKNPQWNVVYAVMAIIVLISLIQQVLDVVIRRIPWVVDINHAVRS